The Amycolatopsis umgeniensis DNA segment GCGGCAAGGCCACCGGCGAGATCCTCGAGGTCGCCGTCGGGACCGGCCTGAACCTGCCGCTCTACCCCGGCGACGTCATGCTCACCGGCATCGACCTCAGCGACGGCATGCTCGACATCGCCCGCGGCCGCGCCGAACGCCTCGGCCATCCGGTGACACTGCGGCGGGCCGACGCCCACGACCTGCCCTTCGACGCCGGTTCGTTCGACACCGTCGTCTGCACCCTCGGCCTCTGCGCCATCCCCGACGACGGCAAGGCGTTGCGGGAAATGACGCGCGTCCTCCGGCCCGGTGGCCTGCTCATCCTGCTCGACCACATCGCGAGTTCGTCGCGCCCCGTCCGCGGTCTGCAATGGCTCGTCGAAAGGTCACCGTGCCGATGGCGGGCGAGCACTTCCTGCGGCGCCCGCTCGACAAGATCGGCGACCTCGGCCTGACCGTGGAGCTCCGGGAACGGTTCAAACTCGGCCTGGTGGAACGGCTCGTCGCTCGCAAGTGAACCTGTCATCGGAATTTCATCGACGTCGCCGACCCTGGTGACGTGACCTACCCTCAGCAGCCGCCCATCTGGCAGCAGTACCCCGTCGCGCCGCCGAAGAAGGCCCCGAAGACAGGGCTGATCTTCGGAGTCGCGGCCGCCGCGTTCGTCGCCGCCGTCGGAGGGATCGCGGTGACCGTGGCGATCACCACCGGCGGCACCGCTCCCGAAGTCGACCCCGACCCGTTCTCCGCACAGGCCGGAGACTGCATCTCCGCCGACGAGGACGCCGGGACCAACGGCGAATTCAGCGGCAGCGCCGTCCGGGTTCACTGCTCGGACGGTTCCGCCAACTACCAGGTGATCGCGCAACTGGAGTCCGGTGTCGGCGCGGACTGCAAGGACGTGCCCGGCTACGAGTACGGCAACCCGGTCGTCTACGACTTCAAGTCGGGAATGTCCCGGGAACTCTGCGTCATGCCGAAGAAGTGACGCTCAGGACAGCGAACCCAGAACGGCCTGGGACTCGAGAAGACCGTCCTCGCTGGGCGCTTGTCCGGCGCCGAACACCCGTTGGTGTTGCTTCGCGCGGATGTCACGGTGGGCGTCCGCCGGCTTGTCGTAGCCGTAGCGCCGTCGTGCCTCCGCCGGAGTCAGGACCTCATCGGACAGCGGTGGGACGCCGAGGACGTACGGAGCGATGACCGGTACCGCGGACGGCGCCAGCAGGCGGGCGACCGCCAGTTTCAGTCGCGGGGTGCGATCGACGACGCCGTAGCCGAGCCGCAGAACCGGCCGGACGAGCAGATCGACGATCCGCGGCTGGGTGAACCCGCTGAGCTTCCGCATCCAGCGCGGCATGGTCGCGATCGTCCCGGCCCGCAGGAACCAGTTCACGAGCCAGAGTGCCGGAGCCAGCACCTGCGGCGCCGGCGGCAGGACCACCTTCGCCGTCAAGAGATGGTCCATCATCTTCCGGGCCGCCTCGCTGACGGCGAGCCGGGGACGCATCCGCTCGAAGTACTCCCGGACGCCGTCGCGGGTGCGGGGGACGTCCGCGGGATCGCAGGTCTGGAACTCGGCGGCGACGGCGCACTCCTCCCAGTACTGATCTTCTTCGGCCGGGGTGAGCTTGCCCCCGCCGTACAACTCGTAGGCCTTGAGCACCGAATGCCAGCCGGTGAGCAGGATCCACAGCTGGGAGTGCGGATCGTTCGCGTCGTAGTGGTTGCCGCTGACGGGTTCGACGCCGATCGCCTTGGCGTGCACCTTCACCAGCACGTCCGCGGCCTGGGAGACCTTCCGGCTGTCGGCGAACGCGATCATGGCGAAGTAGCGGACCGTGCGGTCGTACCGGGTGCGCGGCCGCGCGTAGTTCGCACCGGTCTTGTCGACGGCGGCGATCAGCGCCGGGTCGAGCTCCTCCACCACGACGGAGCGCTGCAGCCCGGTGACGGCGGCCGTGACATGCCCCCACACCTTCCAGGTGACTGACCCAGGTCCGAAGAACCCGTGGTCCAGCATCGGTTCCACCGGTGTCGTCGTCACGTCAGCCTCCTGTGCCCGCAATTAATACTGATGCGTAGCAATATCCTACGCTAGAGTAGCTTTGTCCAGAGGAGGCCTGTTGACCAGCACGACACCGCGGAAACGCCGCGCCTACGCCGCGCGAGTGCCCGCCGAGCAACGCCGCACGCAAGTGCTCGACGCGGCACTGCACCTGGTGGTCGCCCGAGGTCACAACGCCACGACCATGGACGCGGTCGCCGAACAGGCCGGCGTCACGAAACCCGTGGTGTACGGCCAGTTCCGCAGCCGGAACGAGCTACTCGCCGCACTACTGCGCCGCGAGCAGGAAGCCGCGCTTCAGCAGTTACTCGAAGTACTGCCGGGCGACCCGGGCAAGCTCCTCACCGAAGACGCGCCCGAGTTCATCGCGCGGACGCTCGCCGACTTCCTCAGCGCCGTCCAAGAGACACCGGACCGGTGGTACTGCGTCGTCATGCCGATGGCGGACATGCCCGCCGAGTTCCACGCCGCCCGCGAGGCCGCGCGCACCATCGCTCTCGACCGCGCGGAGTCGCTGACGCGGTGGCTCCTCGAGGCCGTCGACGCCCCGGCGGAACTCGATCCGGAGATCGTCGCGCATACCGTCACCGCACTCTTCGAGATGGCCGCGAGGCTCGTGCTCACCGATCCTGGACGCTACCGGCCGGAGCGGTTCGTCTCCGCGATCCGGGCCGCGGTCGGCCTCATCCGGCCGAGGTGACCTTGAACAGGTGGCGTGGGCATGCCGAGGTGCCCGTCGCCGGTGGGGTGGCGGGCTCCTCGGGGTCAGGCGGTGGCGCGGTGGAGGGTGTTGCGCCGGGCTCTTCGTAACGGGTCCAGATACTGGGGCGGGATGAACTCCGGCAACCCATCGGCCGCCATCCGGACCTGCCAGTCCCCGTGATGGATCAGCCGGTGGTGGAACCCGCACAGCAACACCAGGTTGCGGAGGTCGGTGGGTCCGCCGTCTGCCCAGTGATCAATGTGGTGGGCGTGGCAGTTCCGTGGCCTGCGGTGGCAGCCGGGGAAGGCGCAGCCTCGGTCGCGGATGTTGAGGGCTCGGCGCTGGGCTGGGGTGACGAACCGTTTCAAGCGCCCCACGTCCAGCGGCTCCCCGGCCGCGTTGAGCACGATGGGGAGCATGAGGCAGTCGCAGGCGGCCATTCTGGCTTCGCGGGCGGTCATGGTGCCGACGAAGTCCACGCAGGCGGTGCCGAGCCCGGTCTTGAGTTCCTCCAGCCCGATGGTCACATGGATGAGAGTCCGATAGCCGTTGGTCCCGGGCTGATCCGGGCAGGCGACCGCCAAGTCCAAGAGCTCGGCCCACGCATCGCCCTGGCGCTCGGACTTGGTGCGCAGGTCGGCTTGGCCGAACTCATCGACCGGCCGCGGGGCCGTATAAGCCTCCAGAGCCGCGGCGGTCCGGGCACCCAGTTCGTCGTCGAGGAGGCCGTTCAGTGTCCAGAACCCGTCCTTGCGGCGTTCCAGGGTGACTTCGCGGCTGGGTTGTTTGGGTTCGGGGTCTTTGGGTTCGTTGCCGTCGGGGTCGAGCCAGGCGAGCAGGTTGTCCCCGAGCTTCGAGACCTGCCGGGGCCCGGCGCCGCGGGCCAGATCGGCGAGGGTCTTCTCCGCACACTCCCGATCCTCCACCGAGGCGCCTGATGGGATCCGGGCCAGGATCTCCAGGATCTGCTTGATCCGTTCACTCCCGATCGCGCCCTCGGCGGCAGCCACACCGGTCGCGGGAGCGACTGCGGGAACTTCGGTGCCGTCCAGGGCTCGGGTCGGGTTCAGCGCGATCGCTTGAGTCACGATCGGGCTGGCCTCACCCCGCGACAATCCGGCCACATCAGCGAACCACGCAGCCGTGGAACCGTAGCCGTAGAGGTCTTTCGCGCCCCGGGACTCGACCTCCGCCAGATACCGCCCCAACCCGGCGGAGGCGATCCGCATCATCTGCAGGAACTGCAGCACGCCATGGGCAAGCTCCAGCTTGCCGGCGCGCCACAGCTCCTGCGGCAGTTCGGGGAGAAAGGTCTCGGACACCCCACAACAATACCGCAAAACTGTCGAACAGGTGTTCGTAATTTTAAGCAACAACACAACTGACGCAATTCCCACTGAAGGGTGATGTGTCGAAGTCGGCCGATTACCTAAACCGGTTTATTGAGAGGCGAAGGACACCTTCGTCTTCGAGCCACAGGGTTCTAGGCACCTACGGCGCGCAGTCCGTCACGACGATGGCGTGAAGACCCCGCCCGGGGCCTTCACATACTTCAAGCAACCAGAGTGCCGGACCACGAAGCCACCTCAGCCCGCCGACTGCCCCAAAGGACTACTGACCGCCCAAGCCGCCTCGATCATCCGAAAGATCTCGTCCACCGCGGCCTCCGGATCGGCCGCCTCACGCCCCAGCGAATACGCGTCGAGCACGAATCTCGCGATCGTCCGACTGGCCGTCGCGGACTGCGAAAGATCAGGGTCGGCGGCAATGGCCGCCGCCAGCGACTCCGCGTGCCGCAACCTCATCGACTCTTCGTACTCCCGCAGCGCGGGCGATTCGTCGATCATGCGCCAGAGGGAGGCCGCGCCGTCCGCCGAGCAGTGCCGCACCATCGCGTGGATCTCCCGGCGCAAGGCGGGGATGAGCGGCTCGCGCGGAGCCCGTTCGGTGACCGCCCGCGTGAGGCCCTGCTCGAAGTTCGCGTCCTGCCCGAACACCAAAGCCTCTTTCGAGGCGAAGTGGGAGAAGAGCGTGGTGACGGCCACGTCGGCCTCCGCGGCCACCTCGCGGATGCCCACCTCGTCGTATCCGCGTTCCAGGAAGAGCCGCAGGGCCGTATCGGCGATCTTCTGTCGGGTAGCGGCCTTCTTGCGCTCACGACGTCCTGGAACCTCGGTCATGGGGCAACGCTAGCAGATACAAAACACCATCAGTTCCAAAACACTAACCGTTAGTGCTACGGTCGATCTCATGAAGAAAGTGATCTTCACCGAGTTCGGTGGTCCGGAAGTCCTGCAGCTCGTCGATGCCGAGGACCCGCACGCGGGTCGCGGCGAAGTACGCATCGCGGTGCGGGCGGCGGGCGTGAACCCCGTCGACTGGAGGGTCCGCGAAGGCCAGGTTCTGGGCGCCCATCCGACCGAATTGCCCTCCGGAGTCGGGTTGGACGCCTCCGGTGTGGTGGACGAGGTCGGCGAGGGCGTCACGGATGTCGAGGTCGGCGACCGGGTGTTCGGCGAGGGCTCGAGCACGTATGCCGAGTTCGCCGTGCTGTCCGCCTGGGCCGAGATGCCCGAGGGCCTGACCTTCGAAGAGGCCGCCGGGTACCCCTCGGTGGTGGAGACCGCGCTGCGTCTCATCCGGGAGGTCGAGGTTCGAGCCGGCGAGACGCTGCTGGTCAGCGGCGCGTCCGGCGGGGTCGGGTCGGCGGTGCTGCAGATCGCCCGTGAACGCGGCATCGCGGTGATCGGCACGGCCGGGGCCGCGAACCAGGACTATCTACGCGGCCTGGGCGCCGTCGCCACGACGTACGGCGAGGGCTGGGTCGAGCGGGTGCGAGAGCTCGGCAAGGTCGACGCCGCTCTCGATCTGGCGGGATCGGGCGTTATCCCCGAACTCGTCGCGCTGACCGGGGACCCTCAGAAGGTGGTCTCCATCGCCGACCTCGGCGCACCGGAGTTCGGCGTCCGGTTCTCCGGCGTGGCCGGGAGCGTGCCGGACGCGCTCGCCGAGGCCGCGGAGCTCATTTCCCTGGGCAAGCTCCACATCCCGGTCGAGAAGTCGTACACGCTTCACGACGCCGCGGCCGCGCATGTCGACAGCCATGCCGGTCACACGCGCGGGCGGCGGGTCATCGTCATCTGAGCCGGTTCAGGCGGGCAGGATCACGACGCCGTCGTCGTCCGAATAGAGCGTGTCGCCGGGAGTGAAGGTCACTCCCCCGAAACCGACAGGGACGTCGACGGCGCCGACACCCGCCTTCGAACTCTTGCGCGGGTTGGTGCCGAGCGCCTTCACGCCGAGCGGGAGTCCGGCGAGTTCGGCGCTGTCGCGGACCGCGCCGTTGACGACCACGCCCGCCCAGCCGTTGTCCACGGCGGATTTCGCGATCATGTCGCCGGTGAGCGCGCTGTGCAGGGAACCGCCGCCGTCGACGACCAGGACGCTGCCCTCGCCGGGGGTGTTCAGCAGCTTCTTGACCAGGCCGTTGTCCTCGTGACAGGAGACTGTCCGGATCGGGCCGGAGAACTTCCGGTGCCCGCCGAACTGGCGGAACTGGGTGTCGCAGACGCGCAGCCTCTCGCCGTGTTCGTCGACGAGGTCGGCGGTGGTGAAGGAATCGATCACGCCGACAGAGTGTAGGTGCCGATCAGCCGGTTTCGCGCCTGCACGATGAGATCCGCCACACGCCGGGCTTCCGGGATCGCCCGCAGTTCCAGTACCGGCGTCGCCCAAGCGCCGCGAAGTTCGTTCTCCTGGGTTCGCGAGCGGTTCCACCGGCCTCCGAAGGTG contains these protein-coding regions:
- a CDS encoding TetR/AcrR family transcriptional regulator translates to MTEVPGRRERKKAATRQKIADTALRLFLERGYDEVGIREVAAEADVAVTTLFSHFASKEALVFGQDANFEQGLTRAVTERAPREPLIPALRREIHAMVRHCSADGAASLWRMIDESPALREYEESMRLRHAESLAAAIAADPDLSQSATASRTIARFVLDAYSLGREAADPEAAVDEIFRMIEAAWAVSSPLGQSAG
- the rraA gene encoding ribonuclease E activity regulator RraA yields the protein MIDSFTTADLVDEHGERLRVCDTQFRQFGGHRKFSGPIRTVSCHEDNGLVKKLLNTPGEGSVLVVDGGGSLHSALTGDMIAKSAVDNGWAGVVVNGAVRDSAELAGLPLGVKALGTNPRKSSKAGVGAVDVPVGFGGVTFTPGDTLYSDDDGVVILPA
- a CDS encoding TetR/AcrR family transcriptional regulator; this translates as MTSTTPRKRRAYAARVPAEQRRTQVLDAALHLVVARGHNATTMDAVAEQAGVTKPVVYGQFRSRNELLAALLRREQEAALQQLLEVLPGDPGKLLTEDAPEFIARTLADFLSAVQETPDRWYCVVMPMADMPAEFHAAREAARTIALDRAESLTRWLLEAVDAPAELDPEIVAHTVTALFEMAARLVLTDPGRYRPERFVSAIRAAVGLIRPR
- a CDS encoding DUF222 domain-containing protein gives rise to the protein MSETFLPELPQELWRAGKLELAHGVLQFLQMMRIASAGLGRYLAEVESRGAKDLYGYGSTAAWFADVAGLSRGEASPIVTQAIALNPTRALDGTEVPAVAPATGVAAAEGAIGSERIKQILEILARIPSGASVEDRECAEKTLADLARGAGPRQVSKLGDNLLAWLDPDGNEPKDPEPKQPSREVTLERRKDGFWTLNGLLDDELGARTAAALEAYTAPRPVDEFGQADLRTKSERQGDAWAELLDLAVACPDQPGTNGYRTLIHVTIGLEELKTGLGTACVDFVGTMTAREARMAACDCLMLPIVLNAAGEPLDVGRLKRFVTPAQRRALNIRDRGCAFPGCHRRPRNCHAHHIDHWADGGPTDLRNLVLLCGFHHRLIHHGDWQVRMAADGLPEFIPPQYLDPLRRARRNTLHRATA
- a CDS encoding LppU/SCO3897 family protein, producing the protein MTYPQQPPIWQQYPVAPPKKAPKTGLIFGVAAAAFVAAVGGIAVTVAITTGGTAPEVDPDPFSAQAGDCISADEDAGTNGEFSGSAVRVHCSDGSANYQVIAQLESGVGADCKDVPGYEYGNPVVYDFKSGMSRELCVMPKK
- a CDS encoding oxygenase MpaB family protein, with protein sequence MTTTPVEPMLDHGFFGPGSVTWKVWGHVTAAVTGLQRSVVVEELDPALIAAVDKTGANYARPRTRYDRTVRYFAMIAFADSRKVSQAADVLVKVHAKAIGVEPVSGNHYDANDPHSQLWILLTGWHSVLKAYELYGGGKLTPAEEDQYWEECAVAAEFQTCDPADVPRTRDGVREYFERMRPRLAVSEAARKMMDHLLTAKVVLPPAPQVLAPALWLVNWFLRAGTIATMPRWMRKLSGFTQPRIVDLLVRPVLRLGYGVVDRTPRLKLAVARLLAPSAVPVIAPYVLGVPPLSDEVLTPAEARRRYGYDKPADAHRDIRAKQHQRVFGAGQAPSEDGLLESQAVLGSLS
- a CDS encoding NADP-dependent oxidoreductase, with the translated sequence MKKVIFTEFGGPEVLQLVDAEDPHAGRGEVRIAVRAAGVNPVDWRVREGQVLGAHPTELPSGVGLDASGVVDEVGEGVTDVEVGDRVFGEGSSTYAEFAVLSAWAEMPEGLTFEEAAGYPSVVETALRLIREVEVRAGETLLVSGASGGVGSAVLQIARERGIAVIGTAGAANQDYLRGLGAVATTYGEGWVERVRELGKVDAALDLAGSGVIPELVALTGDPQKVVSIADLGAPEFGVRFSGVAGSVPDALAEAAELISLGKLHIPVEKSYTLHDAAAAHVDSHAGHTRGRRVIVI